The following proteins are co-located in the Actinomycetota bacterium genome:
- a CDS encoding TGS domain-containing protein: MPANLTPDYKAAEVAYKRSRDPEERLDALREMYRTIPKHKGTEHLRADIKTRIKELAEQLAGPKKGGARSSPPTVIRPEGAAQVALLGPPNVGKSTLHARLTGSRTPSGPYPFTTRFPQPGMLHYEDISIQLVDLPPVSAEHPVPWLAGALLPADACLLVVDVSVPGCVAQVESLHEMLANRRVTLTGSWYGSEPMPENDPFAVRLPTLLVANKADKAPQCAEEVAILKELLGLDYPVLTVSATTGAGVDAIGPWLFSRLGIIRVYTKVPGKPAALDKPYTVRSGGTVQDVATLVHRDIAGSLRYARIWGTGHFDGQQVGRDHVLSDGDIVELHS, encoded by the coding sequence GTGCCGGCGAATCTGACCCCCGACTACAAGGCAGCAGAGGTCGCCTACAAACGCAGCCGCGACCCTGAGGAGCGCCTCGATGCGCTGCGCGAGATGTACCGCACCATACCCAAGCACAAGGGGACCGAGCACCTTCGAGCGGACATCAAGACACGCATCAAGGAGCTGGCCGAGCAACTCGCAGGACCGAAGAAGGGCGGTGCCAGAAGTAGTCCTCCCACGGTCATCCGACCCGAGGGGGCCGCCCAGGTCGCGCTGCTCGGTCCGCCCAACGTGGGCAAGTCGACGCTCCATGCGCGACTGACCGGATCCCGTACACCATCGGGTCCGTACCCGTTCACGACCCGGTTCCCGCAGCCGGGCATGCTCCACTACGAGGACATCTCCATCCAACTCGTCGACCTGCCACCCGTGTCCGCCGAGCACCCGGTCCCGTGGCTTGCCGGCGCTCTCCTACCGGCGGATGCATGCCTGCTGGTCGTCGACGTCTCCGTTCCCGGCTGCGTCGCGCAGGTCGAGTCCCTCCACGAGATGCTCGCAAACCGCAGAGTCACCTTGACCGGCTCGTGGTACGGAAGTGAGCCGATGCCGGAGAACGACCCGTTTGCCGTTCGCCTCCCCACCCTTCTCGTCGCCAACAAGGCGGACAAGGCACCGCAGTGCGCCGAAGAGGTCGCCATCCTGAAAGAACTGCTGGGACTCGACTACCCGGTTCTCACCGTATCGGCAACCACCGGGGCGGGTGTCGACGCAATCGGACCGTGGCTCTTCTCCAGGCTGGGGATCATTCGCGTCTACACGAAGGTGCCGGGCAAGCCGGCCGCCCTGGACAAGCCCTACACGGTCCGCAGCGGCGGCACGGTCCAGGACGTTGCGACACTCGTGCATCGTGACATTGCAGGAAGCCTGCGGTATGCCCGTATCTGGGGCACCGGCCACTTCGATGGACAGCAAGTCGGACGGGACCACGTTCTTTCCGACGGAGACATCGTCGAACTCCACTCCTGA
- a CDS encoding sigma-70 family RNA polymerase sigma factor, translating into MASNDKTRPNGKAVGKTDRSRRDRRNKLTDERGRLTTDLVSQYLTAIGEYDLLSAEQEVELAQKIETGEDAVERLDAGEYKTKKEEIELRRKARFGREAKDAFLTANLRLVVANARRYANTSGIDFLDLIQEGNLGLIRAVEKFDWRKGFKFSTYATWWIRQAITRAIADKSRTVRIPVHLHDTLAAVRAAQASLKAELGRDPKPDEIAEEAGVTVDKVELALGVADTVSLEQPVGEDGAQLGDFIEDEEATDPVQITEEMDVAHSLRISIDRLPEREGRILALRYGFYDGVPRTLEEIGDEFNLTRERIRQLEKLALCRLRHPSFGIREQDLI; encoded by the coding sequence ATGGCATCGAACGATAAGACGCGCCCCAACGGAAAGGCGGTTGGCAAGACCGACCGCAGCCGCCGTGACCGGCGCAACAAACTCACCGATGAGCGCGGCAGGCTGACGACCGACCTGGTCAGTCAGTACCTGACCGCGATCGGGGAATATGACCTGCTCAGCGCCGAACAAGAGGTCGAGCTTGCTCAGAAGATCGAGACTGGTGAAGACGCCGTCGAGCGACTCGACGCCGGTGAGTACAAGACCAAGAAAGAAGAGATCGAGCTTAGGCGCAAGGCCCGTTTCGGCAGGGAGGCCAAGGATGCTTTCCTGACCGCGAACCTCCGCCTCGTCGTGGCCAACGCTCGCCGCTACGCCAACACGTCCGGTATCGACTTCTTGGATCTCATCCAGGAAGGCAACCTCGGTCTCATTCGCGCCGTCGAGAAGTTCGACTGGAGAAAAGGCTTCAAGTTCTCCACCTATGCGACGTGGTGGATCCGTCAGGCGATCACTCGTGCGATCGCGGACAAGTCTCGAACCGTGCGAATCCCCGTACATCTGCATGACACGCTGGCGGCCGTACGAGCCGCGCAGGCGAGCCTGAAGGCGGAACTCGGCCGGGACCCCAAACCGGACGAGATCGCAGAAGAGGCAGGAGTCACCGTCGACAAGGTCGAGCTGGCGCTCGGCGTCGCGGACACCGTGTCGCTGGAACAGCCCGTTGGTGAAGACGGGGCGCAGCTTGGTGACTTCATCGAGGATGAAGAGGCGACCGACCCCGTGCAGATCACCGAAGAGATGGATGTCGCGCACAGTCTGCGGATCTCCATCGATCGGCTCCCTGAGCGGGAGGGGCGAATCCTCGCGCTGCGTTACGGTTTCTATGACGGGGTCCCCAGGACCCTGGAGGAGATCGGCGACGAGTTCAATCTGACTCGAGAGCGGATCCGACAGCTCGAGAAGCTTGCCCTGTGCCGCCTGCGGCACCCCTCCTTCGGCATTCGCGAACAAGATCTGATCTAG